The sequence CATGCCCTCGGCGTTCTGCTGATAGGCGTCACGCAGCGTGACATACGGGGCGTGGCCCAGCGTCGGCAGCTTGGTGCCGGGCCCCATGGAGCCGAGGACGTAGCGCTGCTGCCCGGTGGAGGCGGTGAACTCGTCGGCCACCTCACGGGCGATCCGTGCGCCGGACTCCGACAGCTCGAAGACCCGCTCGGCGATGTCGTACTCCGCGAGCGCGGCGAAGTTCGCGCCGAAGGTATTGGTCTCCACGCAGTCGACACCGACCGCGAAGTACTCCTCGTGCACCGAGCGCACGATGTCGGGCCGGGTGACGTTGAGGATCTCGTTGCAGCCCTCCAGCTGCTGGAAGTCCTCCATGGACGGATCCTGCGCCTGCAGCATGGTGCCCATCGCGCCGTCCGCGACGACCACCCGCGAGGCCAGGGCCTCGCGGAACGATGCGACGCGGGTCGTGCTGATGGGCGATGGCGTGTTCGAGGCCATGGAGATGCTCCCGTGGTTGCGACGGCTGTCGGCTTTGCACCCTCCTTCAGAGGGCGCACCCGGCCAGCGTAGCTGCCGGTCCGGTACACGTGTTCCCCGTTCCACGCCGTGGACAGCACTGCTGCGCCCCGCTTCCACCCCGCTGCGCGCCCATCCGTGATCGTTGGCAGACTCCGTTCGCCCAGCAAAAGGTTGCAGAACGCTGACTCCAGTCGGCATGGACCGATATCGTTCAGCATTGTCGAACCGCTCACTTCGGAGGTTGCCCGATGGCACGCACCATCCAGTCGCTGGAGCGCGCCGCAGCGATGCTGCGGCTGCTCGCGGGAGGGGAACGGCGACTGGGACTCTCCGACATCTCCTCCTCACTGGGACTGGCCAAGGGCACCGCCCACGGGATCCTGCGCACGTTGCAGCAGGAGGGTTTCGTCGAGCAGGACGCCACGTCCGGCCGCTATCAGCTGGGCGCGGAGCTGCTGCGGCTGGGCAACAGCTATCTGGACGTGCACGAGCTGCGCGCCCGCGCCCTGGTGTGGACCGACGACCTGGCCCGCTCCAGCGGCGAGGCCGTCTACCTGGGGGTGCTGCACCAGCAGGGGGTGCTGATCGTCCACCACGTCTTCCGCCCGGACGACAGCCGGCAGGTGCTGGAGGTGGGCGCGATGCACCCGCTGCACAGCACGGCGCTGGGCAAGGTGCTGTCGGCGTACGACCCGGTGGCACACAGCGAGATCGTCGAGGCGGAGCGAACGGCGTTCACCTCGCACACGGTGACCGGGCTGGCGGACTTCGAGCGGCTGCTGGACCTGATCCGGGCGCGGGGCTGGGCCGCGGACGTGGAGGAGACCTGGGAGGGCGTGGCGTCGGTGGCCGCACCGATCCACGACCGGCGGCGGATGCCGGTGGGCGCGGTGGGCGTCACCGGGGCGGTCGAGCGGGTCTGCCAGGAGGGCGATCTGCGGCCGGAAATCATCGCCGCTGTAAGGGATTGCGCACGCGCTGTGTCCCGGGATCTTGGTGCAGGGCGATTCTGACCGGATTCACCCCATAAGTTCACCTAAGTTTTTCGCCACGGAACCCTTGACGGGGTTCTACCGGTGAACAAAACTGCCGTTCGTCGGTCGGCATTGTCGAACACCTAACGGCAATATTCGTTATGGTGGGGCAGTGCCGCGGGCCGACCACCGCCCTCTAGGAGGGCGCGGACCACCGGACGGGACCCGGGGTTCGTCTTCCCCTGGACGAAGGACAAAGGAGTCGCGGGTGTCCAGCTCCGACATCTTCATCAGCGAGACCATCGGTACCGCTGTTCTGATCTTGCTCGGCGGTGGCGTCTGCGCCGCCGTCACGTTCAAGCGCTCCAAGGCGTTCAACGCCGGATGGGTCGCCATCGCCTTCGGGTGGGGCTTCGCCGTCCTCACGGGTGCCTACATCGCCGCGAAGTCCGGCGCCAACCTCAACCCTGCGGTCACCATCGGTCTCGCCATCAAGGGCGGCATCGAGTGGAGTCAGGTGCCGGTCTACTTCGGCGGCGAGATGCTCGGCGCCATGATCGGCGCGGTACTGGTGTGGATCACCTACTACGGGCAGTTCCAGGCCCATCTGAGTGACCCCGAGGTGCTGGCCGACCACTCCGGCGAGGAGGGACTGGTCGACCAGTCCGCTGCCCCGTCGGCCGGACCGGTCCTCGGCATCTTCTCCACCGGCCCGGAGATCCGGAACGCGGTGCAGAACCTGGCCACCGAGATCATCGCCACCACCGTGCTCGTGCTGTCGATCCTCACGCTCGGTCTGAGCGACAACGGAAAGGGCGTCGGCGCCATCGGCACCCTGCTGGTCGCGTTGGTCGTCACCGGCATCGGTCTGTCGCTCGGCGGTCCGACCGGGTACGCGATCAACCCGGTCCGCGACCTCGGCCCGCGCATCGTGCACGCGCTTCTGCCGCTGCGGAACAAGGGCGGTTCAGACTGGGGCTACGCCTGGATCCCGGTCGTCGGCCCGCTCATCGGCGGAGCCATTGCCGGGGGCATCTACCAGGTGGCATTCGCCTGAGCCGCCTGACCGCCCCGACTCCGCCCGCACCGACTTCTTGGAGCACACCATGAGCGACACCCCCAGCACCGCCTCGCACGGCCACGGCCCGTTCATCGCGGCCATCGACCAGGGCACCACGTCCAGCCGCTGCATCGTCTTCGACAAGGACGGCCGGATCGTCTCGGTCGACCAGAAGGAGCACG is a genomic window of Streptomyces sp. Edi2 containing:
- a CDS encoding IclR family transcriptional regulator — translated: MARTIQSLERAAAMLRLLAGGERRLGLSDISSSLGLAKGTAHGILRTLQQEGFVEQDATSGRYQLGAELLRLGNSYLDVHELRARALVWTDDLARSSGEAVYLGVLHQQGVLIVHHVFRPDDSRQVLEVGAMHPLHSTALGKVLSAYDPVAHSEIVEAERTAFTSHTVTGLADFERLLDLIRARGWAADVEETWEGVASVAAPIHDRRRMPVGAVGVTGAVERVCQEGDLRPEIIAAVRDCARAVSRDLGAGRF
- a CDS encoding MIP/aquaporin family protein, translated to MSSSDIFISETIGTAVLILLGGGVCAAVTFKRSKAFNAGWVAIAFGWGFAVLTGAYIAAKSGANLNPAVTIGLAIKGGIEWSQVPVYFGGEMLGAMIGAVLVWITYYGQFQAHLSDPEVLADHSGEEGLVDQSAAPSAGPVLGIFSTGPEIRNAVQNLATEIIATTVLVLSILTLGLSDNGKGVGAIGTLLVALVVTGIGLSLGGPTGYAINPVRDLGPRIVHALLPLRNKGGSDWGYAWIPVVGPLIGGAIAGGIYQVAFA